Part of the Archocentrus centrarchus isolate MPI-CPG fArcCen1 chromosome 4, fArcCen1, whole genome shotgun sequence genome is shown below.
TCATGGATAGCTATGAGGACCATAGTCACATATAATTGTGTGACACAGAAAGTCATGCATGCAAGCAGCCAGTAAGGATTcacttcttctttgcaaaagcTTTTAGTATTGTGATTACTGcatagtattttttaaaaactatcaTTAACTATTAATGATCAATTAATTATCATTAACTATCACAATTAATTTCAGTGAATTACTAGAAACTTTGAATGTATCAGTTCAGTCAGGAGCACTTCAGTCATAATAGGATCATTATTTCATCAGCATTAATTGTATAGCCTATATGATGGTGTGGCTATGATCTAGGACCTCCTCCCTCTTCCAGGCACATTCATAAAAAGCttgaggagagcagcagcaaggcTACCCCTCACAGAACAGAGGCAGTATCATTGACAATGGAGATGACATTCATTAAGTCAGAAATGGCATGAAATGAAGGaactggggtggaggtgggtttgcaaagtggcttgcagaggAAGCAGTATGCAGTCTAAAATGGGTTAAGTAGCATGCATCTTAGGAGATTTCACAATAGATTGCACAGAATGTCATCAGGTGAGCTGTCAGCAGATGTGGACTTGATTAAAATAAGCTGATGTGCTAGAATTGCTGGCTGAACTGGATTCAGTGTTCAACTTCACTGCAGCTTCTCACTCTTCCTCTATCAGAACAGACTATGTGGTGTCTTGTGTTAACTTTAATTATCACTTTTTCCCTCTTTTGCcgctttatttttcctgttgcAGATCCATCATGGTTCACAAAGTAGCCGTGATCGGGGCAGGACCCTGTGGTCTGACCAGCATAAAGGCTTGTCTGGACGAGGGCATGGAGCCAACCTGCTTTGAAAGCAGTGATGACATGGGTGGACTGTGGAAATTCAAGGCAAGACTTTGCTGTAGAAAAAGATCCATTATTGACTGTGACTATTTTGACATTTGTAGGCCTTTCGTATAACATTAAATGTTCAGAattaagctattttttttatttttttttaacatctatCATCTGGAACTCCTTCTTTGCAGGAAGTGTCGGAACCAAACAGAGCTAGTATCTATCGTTCCCTTACTATCAATGTGTGGAAGGAGATGATGTGCTACAGTGACTTCCCAATCCCTGCAGACTACCCCAACTACATGCACCACTCTAAAATCCTGAAATACTTCAGGATGTATGCAGACCACTTTAAAGTCCTGCAACACATTCGTTTCCAggtaacaaaacacaaagagtgtttaattaaatgttattttattatacTGTATATTACTATTCATGCGTGTAAACTGAcccattatttatatttattgtatcTTAGACCAAAGTAAAGAGTGTGAGACAGAGACCTGACTTTTCTCGCAGTGGTCAGTGGGATGTGGTGACTGAGACTAGAGACGGGCAGGAGGAGAGACACATCTTTGATGCCATTATCTGCTGCACTGGCCACTTCAACTATCCCAATATGCCACTCAAAGACTTCCCAGGTGAGTGAATGTCTCTATCCCCCTATGTGGAATGACACAAGGTAGAACATGACAGCATAGAAATACCACTCTGTTATCTGAAAGGAATTGAGACATTTGAAGGAAAATACTTCCATAGCTGGGACTACAAGGGGCCTGAAGACATGCATGGGAAAAGAATTGTGGTGATCGGCATTGGCAACTCAGGGGGTGACATTGCTGCAGAGGGCAGCAGAGTTGCAGAGCAGGTTAGGAAATCTCTGATTGCTCATCTTTCTTCCTGACATCTTAGTAACTCCATTTTTGTCTAAAAATGTGACCACATTGTTTGATGCTTTTTTTGTGTCCTCATTCCTCAAGTTTTGTGTCTTAAAGTAAAGAGCTTCCTTCATCACGGGGGACAGGATAGTTTCACATCAGTGTCactcacttctttttctttcatcttgCAGGTGTATCTGAGCACTCGCAGTGGTGCTTGGGTCATTCGTCAGGTTTCTGACAACGGTCTTCCAGTGGATCGGTTCAACACGCGCTTTGTCCACATCATGTTCAGGCTGTTGCCATTGAGTGTACTCAACTGGTTTGGTGAAAAGAAACTCAACTCACTGTATGATCACACCATGTATGGCCTCAAACCCAAACACAGGTGGGATATGTAAATTTTTCTCTAACTTAGTGGTTTTTCTGTATGAAATCTAGCCATtttgtggcagtggtgcagtgggtaggcgcttgccttgcagccggaaggttgctggttcaagcCCCTGTCTCTGTGCtacgttgtgtccttgggcaagacacttaaaccacattgcctaacggtagcgcctgtctctggctgcatgaccgcaggtCCTCGTCTctagatgagtgatctggaacgatcatttcattgtgtgcatagtgacaatgagttgaatctaacatatAAATTGTCTTCTTGTCAAACAGTTTTGTGCATCACACTTTGCATTATATTATAAGATTTTTCTGACTAAATTGGTCATCAAACCCAAGTTGCCCTAAAGCTGTGTATCTGCTATAAAGTGAAGACTATTTAAATAATCCTTCGACTGTTAGTAGTTAtcaaaatatattattatttatgaatTGTACATGTCTTTCCTCTGCTGCCCTCACCTCATCAGGCTCTTCAGCCAGATCCCAGTGATCAATGATGATCTGCCCTTCCGGATTTTGTCTGGGTCGGTCATCGTCAAACCAAACATAAAAGAGATCAGTGGTTCCACTGTGGTGTTTGATGATGGCACTACTGCAGAAAATGTCAGAGAACTAAATTATCTAATgtgctttaaatatttcagctcTTCTTATCATTAACAATAATTTCAGCTCTTCTTTCTTGGCCTCTTTATTATAGGTGGACTTGATTGTGTTCGCCACAGGATACAACTACGATTTCCCCTACTTGCCAAAAAGTGCCATGTACAAGTCTGGGCATCGTGTTGGCCTGTACAAGCATGTCTTCCCTCCAAACCTGGAACAGCCTACCTTAGCTATTGTGGGTTTTATACATTCTGATGGAGCCATCATGCCTCAGGCTGAAATGCAGGCCCGTTTTGTCACTCGTGTCTTCAAAGGTGAGGCTACATTTCCAGTAAAAAGGCAGGTTGTGGAGCAAACTGACATAAAatcatttacagtaaaatattaaatagaTGGCCTTTTGCTAATGATATCACAGAACATATTTGTACCCATATCCAGGTTGTCACCTTTGATTATGTTTACGCCAGCTGTCTCTCTTTTACTCTTCAGGACTTAAGAAACTGCCCTCAAACCAGGCCATGATCAAAGCTGTTGAGAGGGACACCAAGAAGATTGcaaaaaagtatcaaaaattATTTGCCATCATTAACATTATAATGAGAATATTTTTTTGCAAATCATAACCAACAAAAAATCTGCTAGCTACATTTCACGCATATCATTATAGATAATTTAAACCTTTCAACATGCTAGGATGTCAGAAGGCTACAAATTAACATATTTACTTCCAACTTATCCTTCCTACAGCTACGTTGTGTCAAAGTTGACACCCCTGCAGGTGGACTTTGTTGAGTACATGGACGACTTAGCAAAGGACATCGGAGTGCGGCCAAATCTCTTGTGGCTCTTCCTCACAGACTACCCACTGTTTAAGAAGGTTATGTGGGGGCCTGTCACAGCCTACCAGTACCGGCTGATGGGACCAGGGAAGTGGGAGGGGGCCCGCAGGGCAATCTTCACCCAGTATGACCGCATGTACCAGCCTCTAAAAACCAGACAGGTTTgaaaacacttttattttgctttgcttAGTTTTAGAAATAATTCATGCTCAAAGTAACATGCATTCTAATACTCTTTGCATATGTCTCCTCCAGCTTGATGCACAGCGGGGTTCGACCACTGTCTTCCTGCTCAAGCTTAGCTTGACATTCATGGCTGGAGGAGCTGGGATCTACTACATCCACCAAAACCCAACCACCGTTTCCACCTTCCTGTCCAAACTGCGTCCACAATCATTGTGAACGAATGAGAAGCCCAGTGGCTCATCTTGCACCTTCTTTGATACTTAGTGTTTCAAAATAATTTGATAATAACAGTGAAGCTATTAACAGAGAAAACCAGTCAATAATTCCCACTGTTGCATAGCATTAATAGCTTTACAATAACACAACACTGATAACAATGACACCAGCTTGACTTGGATTTTGACAAGCTGTGTGAAATACCAccttaaaaagattttttgctGTCATATACTGACTCATTTAAGTACTGTAACCATTTTGAGGGTAACATGCCATTAGGATCATATGATGACCTTCCATTTCTTTCATATAGTAAAAGGTTATACACTGTTTAAGATACTACAATAGTTTATCACGTTTTCTGCCAACAGTATATTACATGATTACATATtttaaaagctgcactgaataatttataaatatacagtatgtgcGCTGAGTTGTTGGTCAGTCTATTATTAATTTctactttatatttataatgtGTCTTGATCTTGTTTCCAATGTGACTCCAGGGTAAGGGGTTTAGCAGTATCAGCCTATCTATTTACTTGTTCTCATATCAaatgagataaaaataaaagatgcagACAAGTTACTGTAATTTTGTCATTAAACCACCTTAGAAATTTTTGATTGACcgaagaaaaaaagctttttcccCACAACTAATTTTGAtgacttttaaaatattttgtgtgtgtgtgtgtgtgtgtgtgtgtgtgtgtgtgtgtgtgtgtgtgtgtgtgtgtgtgtgagacacagcACTGGATAAGTGCCTATCCATGAAAATGATTTTCTACAAGAACAATAGCAGATCAATGATAAATCACTATATTACGCTGTAGTTAAATGATATATTTATCTAAATAATTAGTTCATTgggctgcatggtggcatggtggttagcactgctccctcacagctggaataacatctagaTTGGaatctgggttcaattccaccatagcccaggcctctcgctgtatggagtttgcatgttccccccatgtctgcgtggttTCCtccatgcagttactggggttaggttaactggtcactctaaactgctcataggtgtgaatgtgaaaggttgtctgtctctctgtgttagctctgt
Proteins encoded:
- the LOC115778969 gene encoding dimethylaniline monooxygenase [N-oxide-forming] 5-like gives rise to the protein MVHKVAVIGAGPCGLTSIKACLDEGMEPTCFESSDDMGGLWKFKEVSEPNRASIYRSLTINVWKEMMCYSDFPIPADYPNYMHHSKILKYFRMYADHFKVLQHIRFQTKVKSVRQRPDFSRSGQWDVVTETRDGQEERHIFDAIICCTGHFNYPNMPLKDFPGIETFEGKYFHSWDYKGPEDMHGKRIVVIGIGNSGGDIAAEGSRVAEQVYLSTRSGAWVIRQVSDNGLPVDRFNTRFVHIMFRLLPLSVLNWFGEKKLNSLYDHTMYGLKPKHRLFSQIPVINDDLPFRILSGSVIVKPNIKEISGSTVVFDDGTTAENVDLIVFATGYNYDFPYLPKSAMYKSGHRVGLYKHVFPPNLEQPTLAIVGFIHSDGAIMPQAEMQARFVTRVFKGLKKLPSNQAMIKAVERDTKKIAKNYVVSKLTPLQVDFVEYMDDLAKDIGVRPNLLWLFLTDYPLFKKVMWGPVTAYQYRLMGPGKWEGARRAIFTQYDRMYQPLKTRQLDAQRGSTTVFLLKLSLTFMAGGAGIYYIHQNPTTVSTFLSKLRPQSL